A stretch of Paenibacillus peoriae DNA encodes these proteins:
- a CDS encoding ABC transporter ATP-binding protein, protein MSHLTIDIQALSKSYGSHQVLNELHFHIDNGIFGLLGDNGAGKTTLMKILATLLRFDRGEVEIFGYSLKKEPDAIRSLLGYLPQHFDFFPNVTILESMNYFAALKGIQGKRHIQEETSQRLIEVGLIDQVHKKIKQLSGGMKQRLGIAQAMLGQPKLLIVDEPTVGLDPKERIAFRNLLQNYGEGRIILLSTHIVPDVSSTCDKLLVLKEGRNLYQGAIDDMIRTVEGKVWLVDVGKHQLEQLSQQARITSIVRKEGRIQARLLCNHPPDCCTEVTPETANLEDAYLYISDPEES, encoded by the coding sequence ATGTCTCATTTGACAATTGATATTCAAGCTTTAAGTAAGTCATATGGTTCTCACCAAGTACTTAACGAGCTTCATTTCCACATTGATAATGGTATATTCGGACTGCTCGGAGACAATGGGGCGGGTAAGACCACTTTAATGAAAATTCTTGCCACTTTACTTAGATTCGACCGAGGGGAAGTTGAAATATTCGGATATTCTTTGAAAAAAGAACCGGATGCTATTCGTTCTTTACTGGGTTACTTGCCGCAGCATTTTGATTTTTTTCCAAATGTAACGATTTTGGAATCTATGAACTATTTTGCGGCTTTAAAAGGTATTCAAGGTAAACGTCATATTCAAGAGGAGACATCACAGCGATTAATTGAGGTGGGGCTTATCGATCAAGTTCATAAAAAAATAAAACAGCTGTCTGGGGGAATGAAGCAGCGCTTAGGAATTGCCCAAGCTATGTTAGGACAGCCTAAGTTGTTAATTGTTGATGAGCCTACGGTTGGACTGGACCCCAAAGAGCGAATTGCTTTTCGAAACTTGCTTCAGAATTATGGAGAAGGTCGGATTATATTGTTATCTACTCATATTGTTCCTGACGTTTCAAGCACATGTGACAAACTACTCGTTTTAAAAGAAGGCCGTAATCTGTATCAAGGGGCAATAGACGATATGATTCGAACTGTCGAGGGTAAAGTATGGTTGGTTGATGTTGGTAAACATCAATTAGAACAATTAAGCCAACAAGCTCGAATCACCTCCATTGTACGGAAGGAAGGAAGAATTCAGGCTCGATTATTGTGTAACCATCCTCCAGATTGTTGTACGGAAGTCACACCTGAAACGGCTAATCTTGAGGATGCGTATCTGTACATTTCCGATCCAGAGGAGAGTTAG
- a CDS encoding ABC transporter ATP-binding protein has protein sequence MEREADHVNIRAIFHSFQYWPKLTKLLWSTEPIYFIIIIFGYLLKGILPIANLLSIQYLVSELETSTVWHKLQISAVFPVIIVMFSSLLISSLIEYSDKLFQISLINKLQTLIVSQTSTFNLADFESPQVHNQLKRVQNDSIDRPIQIYKELINLLSSMVTLCSSIAILIAFRWWVLLILVVSPLASFYSLLRFTQIQYVAKKKRAPLQRKSRYINYLLTNEKSFKEVVLYQLSDYFTAKYKGIFDVFYKEDKYLAKKRITLYLSFQVISTLFISIALIMIIQIAWKEEFLVGSIYALVQAVLLANQNINTVSQGLISLCDHNLYLDELFAFFNIKHKQDSSSMLLRESGIQADSTIESIEFKNVSFAYPDQKEWALKDISFKMRRGESLALVGRNGSGKTTVIKLLTGLYDDFKGDILINSISIRNYNKEMLYKKVGVIFQDFVQFDFSVRENIGFGSIEHLEFDTRIWESAQYTGVDKVIRHFPNQLEQQLGRNFEGGIQLSGGQWQKIAISRALFKDADVYVLDEPSSFLDPESEKQVFRQFQNFVIHRLCLYISHRYTSVLYAGKILVLDKGQIIEEGTHQELIESRGLYYDLFSDEINTFQKALVTNDTR, from the coding sequence ATGGAACGTGAGGCAGACCATGTGAATATAAGAGCTATATTTCATTCATTCCAATATTGGCCGAAGTTAACTAAGTTATTATGGAGTACAGAACCTATCTACTTTATTATCATTATTTTTGGCTATCTACTAAAAGGAATACTCCCGATTGCTAACCTTCTCTCCATACAGTATTTGGTTTCTGAATTAGAGACTAGCACGGTATGGCATAAGCTTCAAATAAGCGCAGTTTTCCCTGTAATTATCGTGATGTTTTCTAGTTTGCTTATTTCAAGTTTAATTGAATATTCTGATAAATTGTTCCAAATTTCACTGATAAATAAATTACAAACATTAATAGTATCACAAACATCGACATTTAATCTTGCGGATTTTGAAAGTCCGCAAGTACATAATCAACTCAAAAGAGTACAAAACGACTCAATAGATAGACCTATTCAGATCTATAAAGAACTCATTAATTTGCTAAGTTCCATGGTTACGTTATGCTCTAGTATCGCCATTTTAATAGCATTCAGATGGTGGGTCTTACTCATTCTTGTTGTTTCTCCACTAGCATCTTTTTATTCTTTATTAAGGTTCACACAAATTCAATATGTGGCCAAGAAAAAACGGGCTCCTTTACAACGTAAATCCAGGTATATTAATTACTTATTGACTAATGAGAAGTCTTTTAAAGAAGTCGTATTGTATCAACTTAGTGACTACTTTACAGCAAAATATAAGGGCATTTTTGATGTTTTCTACAAAGAGGATAAGTATTTAGCCAAAAAACGTATTACGTTATATTTGTCTTTTCAAGTAATAAGTACATTATTTATATCCATTGCTTTGATTATGATTATACAAATAGCATGGAAAGAAGAATTTCTCGTTGGCAGTATTTATGCATTAGTTCAAGCAGTATTATTAGCTAATCAAAATATTAACACAGTATCTCAAGGATTGATTTCATTATGTGATCATAATCTGTATTTAGATGAATTATTCGCTTTTTTTAACATAAAACATAAACAAGACAGTTCTAGTATGTTGCTAAGAGAATCAGGTATACAAGCTGATTCAACGATAGAAAGCATAGAATTTAAAAATGTTTCATTTGCCTACCCAGATCAAAAAGAATGGGCTCTCAAAGATATAAGTTTTAAAATGAGGCGTGGTGAATCTCTTGCTCTAGTGGGCAGGAATGGATCAGGGAAAACAACTGTGATAAAACTTTTAACGGGATTATATGATGACTTTAAAGGAGATATTTTAATCAATTCAATCTCGATTCGAAATTATAATAAAGAAATGCTTTACAAGAAAGTAGGCGTTATATTTCAGGATTTTGTTCAATTCGACTTTTCAGTAAGAGAAAATATAGGTTTTGGCAGCATAGAACATCTTGAATTTGATACTAGGATATGGGAATCGGCACAATATACAGGAGTAGATAAGGTAATACGACATTTTCCTAATCAATTAGAACAACAGCTAGGAAGAAACTTTGAAGGGGGTATACAGCTTTCAGGAGGGCAGTGGCAAAAGATAGCTATATCCAGAGCGCTCTTCAAAGATGCTGACGTTTACGTATTGGATGAGCCTAGTTCATTTCTTGATCCAGAGTCAGAAAAACAAGTATTTCGCCAATTTCAAAATTTTGTTATTCATAGGCTTTGCCTCTACATTTCTCATCGTTATACCTCTGTTCTATATGCAGGTAAAATTTTAGTTTTGGATAAGGGTCAGATTATAGAAGAAGGAACTCACCAAGAACTAATTGAAAGTCGAGGGCTTTACTATGATTTATTTTCTGATGAAATTAATACATTCCAGAAAGCGTTAGTTACTAATGATACACGCTAA
- a CDS encoding alpha-N-arabinofuranosidase, whose translation MAAAVKAKMIVDKSFRIAEVDKRIYGSFVEHLGRAVYGGIYEPTHSTSDESGFRNDVKELVKQLDVPIIRYPGGNFVSGYNWEDGVGPVASRPRQLELAWRTVEPNEVGTNEFFKWAKDVGSEVMMAVNLGTRGIDAARNLVEYCNHTGGSYWSDLRRSHGVEQPHKIKTWCLGNEMDGPWQIGHKTAEEYGRLAVESAKAMKLIDPDIELVSCGSSSSTMPTFPEWEATTLDHTYEVADYISLHQYYGNHDNDTANYLARSMDMDHFIHTVISTCDYIKAKKRSKKKMMLSFDEWNVWYHSNDADKKIDPWSVAPPQLEDIYNFEDALLVGSMLITFLRHADRVKMACLAQLVNVIAPIMTENSGKAWKQTIFYPYLHASRYGRGISLMPVVDSEKYDSKDFTDIPYLDSAVVYDEEGDALTVFAVNRHLSESLELTVDVRSFEGYRIVEHTVLEHDDLKATNSPAGEKVTPHNGGNAKLDDGIVKAHLGKASWNVIRLAKSH comes from the coding sequence GTGGCAGCAGCTGTAAAAGCAAAGATGATTGTAGACAAATCTTTTCGTATTGCTGAAGTCGATAAACGCATTTATGGCTCTTTTGTAGAGCATCTCGGGCGTGCCGTATATGGCGGTATTTACGAGCCTACTCATTCAACTAGTGATGAAAGCGGTTTCCGTAATGATGTTAAAGAGTTGGTAAAACAGCTTGATGTTCCTATTATACGCTATCCGGGCGGTAATTTTGTATCCGGTTACAATTGGGAAGACGGTGTCGGCCCTGTCGCGTCCAGACCTAGACAGTTGGAGCTGGCGTGGAGAACGGTCGAGCCAAATGAAGTAGGCACGAATGAATTTTTCAAATGGGCCAAGGATGTAGGTTCCGAAGTCATGATGGCGGTTAATCTGGGTACACGCGGAATTGATGCTGCGCGTAATCTGGTGGAATATTGCAACCACACAGGCGGCTCCTATTGGAGTGATCTACGTCGTAGTCACGGGGTTGAGCAACCACATAAGATTAAAACTTGGTGTCTTGGTAACGAGATGGATGGCCCATGGCAGATTGGTCACAAGACAGCAGAAGAATATGGCCGTCTGGCTGTTGAATCTGCAAAAGCTATGAAGCTGATTGATCCTGACATTGAGCTTGTATCCTGTGGAAGCTCCAGTTCCACGATGCCAACGTTCCCGGAATGGGAAGCAACCACACTGGATCATACCTATGAGGTAGCCGACTATATTTCCTTGCACCAATACTACGGCAATCATGACAATGATACGGCTAATTATCTGGCACGCTCTATGGATATGGATCATTTTATCCATACGGTCATTTCGACTTGTGACTATATCAAAGCAAAGAAACGCAGCAAGAAAAAAATGATGCTCAGCTTTGACGAATGGAACGTATGGTACCACTCCAATGATGCGGACAAAAAAATTGATCCGTGGTCTGTGGCACCACCGCAGCTTGAGGATATCTATAACTTTGAGGATGCATTGTTGGTAGGCAGCATGTTGATTACGTTCCTGCGCCACGCGGATCGTGTGAAAATGGCTTGTCTCGCCCAACTGGTCAACGTTATTGCGCCAATCATGACCGAGAATAGTGGAAAGGCGTGGAAACAAACGATCTTCTATCCGTATCTGCATGCCTCCCGTTATGGTCGTGGGATATCGCTGATGCCTGTCGTGGATTCGGAAAAATACGACTCCAAGGACTTCACAGACATCCCTTATCTGGACAGCGCTGTAGTTTATGATGAAGAGGGAGACGCGCTGACTGTCTTTGCAGTGAACCGTCATTTGTCTGAATCGCTGGAGCTGACAGTAGATGTACGCAGTTTTGAAGGCTACCGCATTGTCGAGCATACTGTATTGGAGCATGATGATCTTAAAGCGACCAACAGTCCAGCTGGTGAAAAAGTTACGCCTCACAACGGCGGTAACGCCAAGCTTGATGACGGAATTGTAAAAGCTCATTTGGGCAAAGCATCGTGGAACGTTATCCGTCTCGCTAAGTCTCATTAA
- a CDS encoding HSP90 family protein yields MSQTDQYRFQVNLGGMIDILANHLYSSPRVFIREVLQNATDAITARKELRKVAAESKVLKEDKTLEATASESNNYEGKVIVELSGAGEQQVLMIQDNGIGLSEEDIHRFLSIIGQSSKKGADLLASETSFIGRFGIGLLSCFMVSDEIVVLTRSVKEGVSMEWRGKPDGTYTIRRLETELPVGTQIYLRCKPGSEFYYEPAHVEESLFYYGALLPYPVILSVDGETKRVNLPSTSWMQDPEQLRSRRSEVLDLGYRLMGERFSDFIPLRTASGRTGGIAFILPRSVNLNSKRLHRVYLKHMLVSDKAENVLPEWAFFIKSLIWTDELQPTASREYFYENEQLDAVRSELGTCIREELLRMAEYEPDRLQHWIRLHELSMKALAVEDDEFLRIMHRWFSFESTFGRRELSELIREAGGRPLHYTSTVDEYRQITHVAAAQSMLVINGGYIYDSDILEKLHWIDPNLQTERLSPEEVSLSFTGLTQEERENYYGVLRVMDAALQPMRCRAELKRFEPASLPVLYTISQDALTLRSMENTVEETTSLFSNVLDSLKAGVQQNSGYSTLYFNLNNPVVARILEATDTQMVTAATEMMYVNALMMGHYPMNRSELGLMNRSVLHFINWGLGNGQNT; encoded by the coding sequence ATGAGTCAAACAGACCAATATCGTTTTCAAGTGAACTTGGGCGGTATGATTGATATTTTGGCCAATCATTTATATAGCAGTCCACGAGTGTTTATACGTGAGGTTCTGCAAAATGCAACAGATGCGATCACGGCTCGCAAGGAGCTGCGGAAGGTTGCTGCTGAAAGTAAAGTATTGAAAGAAGACAAGACCCTTGAAGCTACAGCTTCTGAGAGTAACAACTATGAAGGCAAAGTCATCGTAGAGTTATCTGGTGCCGGGGAGCAACAGGTATTGATGATTCAGGATAACGGCATTGGGTTGTCAGAAGAAGACATTCACCGTTTTTTATCGATTATCGGTCAGTCTTCCAAGAAGGGAGCCGATTTGCTGGCTTCTGAGACTTCGTTTATCGGACGATTTGGGATTGGGTTGCTATCCTGCTTTATGGTGAGCGATGAAATTGTGGTGCTGACCCGCTCGGTGAAGGAAGGCGTCTCCATGGAATGGAGAGGGAAGCCGGATGGGACGTATACGATTCGTCGATTGGAGACCGAACTGCCTGTAGGAACGCAAATTTATTTGCGCTGCAAGCCGGGAAGTGAGTTTTATTATGAGCCGGCGCATGTAGAGGAGTCTTTATTCTATTATGGTGCGTTGCTGCCGTATCCGGTCATACTGTCTGTAGACGGGGAGACCAAGCGCGTCAATCTTCCATCGACGAGCTGGATGCAGGACCCAGAACAATTACGGAGCCGCCGTAGTGAGGTGCTAGATTTAGGCTATCGCCTGATGGGCGAGCGCTTCAGTGATTTTATACCGTTGCGGACGGCATCGGGCAGAACAGGCGGGATTGCATTCATTTTGCCTCGTAGTGTTAATCTGAACAGCAAGCGGCTGCACCGGGTGTACTTGAAGCATATGTTGGTGTCCGATAAGGCGGAAAATGTATTGCCAGAATGGGCATTCTTCATTAAAAGCCTGATTTGGACAGATGAATTGCAACCAACGGCATCACGTGAATATTTTTATGAAAATGAGCAGCTTGATGCGGTTCGTTCTGAATTGGGGACCTGTATTCGGGAAGAACTGCTACGCATGGCGGAATATGAACCAGACCGTTTGCAACACTGGATTCGTTTGCACGAGCTGTCCATGAAGGCGCTCGCGGTCGAGGATGATGAATTTCTGCGGATTATGCATCGCTGGTTTTCCTTCGAAAGTACATTTGGGCGGCGTGAACTGAGTGAACTGATCCGAGAGGCGGGCGGACGTCCGTTGCATTACACATCGACAGTAGATGAGTATCGTCAGATTACGCATGTGGCGGCGGCGCAATCCATGTTGGTGATCAATGGCGGCTATATTTATGATTCAGACATTTTGGAAAAGCTGCATTGGATTGACCCTAACCTGCAAACAGAGCGTCTTAGCCCTGAGGAAGTATCTCTATCATTTACCGGGCTAACACAGGAAGAGCGCGAGAATTATTACGGTGTACTACGTGTCATGGATGCTGCTTTGCAGCCAATGCGTTGTCGCGCTGAGTTGAAGCGTTTTGAGCCTGCGAGTTTGCCAGTATTGTATACCATTTCTCAGGATGCACTGACCTTGCGCTCCATGGAAAACACGGTTGAGGAGACAACCTCACTTTTTTCCAATGTGCTTGATAGTCTGAAAGCAGGAGTCCAGCAAAATTCGGGCTACTCCACTTTATACTTTAATCTGAACAACCCGGTGGTGGCCCGAATTCTTGAAGCTACCGATACGCAGATGGTTACGGCTGCTACAGAAATGATGTATGTGAATGCGCTTATGATGGGTCACTATCCGATGAACCGCAGTGAGCTAGGGCTGATGAACCGGAGTGTACTGCATTTTATCAATTGGGGATTAGGGAACGGACAGAATACGTAA
- a CDS encoding glycerophosphodiester phosphodiesterase, producing the protein MTVTGKVINFAHRGASGVCPENTMAAFRHALELGATGIETDVQRTQDGHLVLIHDESLKRTTGCSLDVRDITLEELNKLDAGGWFGEKFRGERVPMLDELLELAQSSSNTIINLELKNSIYLYPGMEEEVIATVKRFGLEQRVIISSFNHESLALCAQLAPEIKTGALYIEIMVRPSEYATQFGVTALHAYKQVVTPEAVSKALALGVVYHPWTVNEPEEMKRLLEAGVNGIITDYPDRLAHLLAVRSS; encoded by the coding sequence GTGACTGTAACCGGAAAGGTGATTAATTTCGCACACCGCGGAGCTTCAGGTGTATGTCCTGAGAATACGATGGCGGCATTCCGCCACGCCTTGGAACTGGGAGCAACAGGTATAGAAACGGATGTGCAGCGTACCCAAGATGGGCATCTGGTGCTGATTCACGATGAGTCGCTGAAGCGTACGACAGGTTGCTCACTGGATGTAAGGGATATTACGCTGGAAGAATTAAATAAATTGGATGCGGGCGGCTGGTTTGGTGAGAAATTCCGAGGTGAGCGGGTCCCAATGCTGGATGAGCTACTGGAACTAGCCCAGTCCTCCTCGAATACAATAATTAATTTAGAGTTGAAAAATAGCATTTATCTCTATCCGGGAATGGAGGAAGAGGTCATTGCTACCGTGAAGCGTTTTGGATTAGAACAGCGGGTAATCATATCCAGCTTTAATCACGAATCGCTGGCGCTCTGTGCGCAGCTTGCTCCTGAAATCAAGACGGGGGCGCTGTATATCGAAATTATGGTCCGCCCATCCGAGTATGCCACCCAATTTGGGGTTACCGCACTTCATGCCTACAAACAAGTGGTTACACCAGAAGCTGTATCAAAGGCTTTGGCATTAGGCGTCGTCTACCACCCATGGACGGTGAATGAGCCAGAAGAAATGAAGCGTCTGCTAGAGGCCGGGGTAAACGGCATTATCACGGACTATCCTGATCGGTTGGCGCACTTATTGGCTGTCCGCTCTTCCTAG
- a CDS encoding class I SAM-dependent methyltransferase produces the protein MIPEGNLQSNVDRFSGFADNYDQHRPEAPSLVVEIVSRYLERNVELVADIGCGTGLSTFIWENAARQVVGIEPNSDMRGKAQHKLETAGTTKAGTISFKSGFSNNLPFEDGTVDVITCSQSFHWMDPESTLQEAGRVLAQGGVFAAFDCDWPPVLQWQIEQAYTELITKADTLLEQEAPVEQQAHKWSKDQHLANLHRSGQFRYTREIVFHNREQCDAARYTGLALSQGGIQSLLKLGNRTLDGDVARFVNLVENHFQGRTLDILFSYRMRLGIK, from the coding sequence ATAATACCTGAGGGAAATCTGCAAAGCAACGTAGATCGTTTTAGCGGTTTTGCCGACAACTACGATCAGCACCGCCCGGAAGCACCGTCACTCGTCGTGGAAATCGTCAGCCGCTATCTGGAGCGAAACGTAGAGCTCGTTGCCGATATTGGCTGCGGTACAGGACTTTCAACTTTCATATGGGAAAACGCCGCTCGGCAAGTCGTCGGTATCGAGCCTAACTCGGACATGAGAGGAAAAGCGCAGCACAAGCTGGAGACAGCAGGAACGACAAAGGCAGGAACCATTTCCTTCAAAAGCGGGTTCTCCAACAACCTGCCCTTTGAGGACGGAACTGTAGACGTCATCACCTGCTCTCAATCCTTTCACTGGATGGACCCCGAGAGCACGCTTCAGGAAGCGGGCAGGGTCTTGGCTCAGGGCGGCGTGTTCGCAGCCTTTGACTGTGACTGGCCTCCGGTGCTGCAATGGCAGATAGAGCAAGCTTATACAGAGCTTATCACCAAAGCGGATACCCTTTTGGAACAGGAAGCCCCAGTAGAGCAGCAAGCTCATAAATGGAGCAAGGATCAGCATTTAGCTAATCTGCACCGCAGCGGGCAATTCCGATATACCCGGGAGATTGTTTTCCACAACCGTGAGCAGTGTGACGCAGCTCGTTATACAGGGCTCGCTCTCAGCCAAGGGGGTATTCAAAGTCTCTTAAAACTTGGCAATAGAACGCTTGACGGCGATGTAGCCCGCTTCGTGAACCTGGTAGAGAATCATTTTCAGGGCAGAACACTAGACATTCTGTTCAGCTATCGTATGCGGCTCGGCATCAAGTAG
- the galU gene encoding UTP--glucose-1-phosphate uridylyltransferase GalU, translating into MRKITKAVIPAAGLGTRFLPATKALPKEMLPIVDKPAIQYIVEEAIKSGIESIIIVTGRNKKAIEDHFDKSVELEQVLESKGKYDLLREVQSIGGKAVIHYIRQKEPLGLGHAVSCARQFIGDEPFAVLLGDDIMNSSTPAIRQMMDVYEATGKQVVGVRTVEEQDVSKYGIIDSTHQNGLIHEVGGLVEKPSPADAPSRQAVIGRYVLEPSIFSILENLSTGAGGEYQLTDALHQVALQNQLLALELEGTRYDIGDKAGYLEAVLHMGMQREDLRPMLDSMMREWALASMIK; encoded by the coding sequence ATGAGAAAAATTACAAAAGCTGTTATTCCAGCCGCCGGATTAGGAACCCGTTTTCTACCAGCTACGAAAGCTTTACCGAAAGAGATGCTTCCCATCGTAGACAAGCCGGCTATTCAATATATCGTAGAAGAAGCTATCAAGTCCGGAATTGAGAGCATCATTATCGTAACGGGGCGTAATAAAAAAGCCATCGAGGATCATTTTGACAAGTCTGTGGAGTTGGAGCAGGTACTGGAGAGCAAAGGTAAATACGATCTTCTGCGTGAAGTTCAAAGCATCGGGGGTAAAGCAGTCATTCACTATATCCGTCAAAAAGAACCTCTCGGCTTGGGACACGCGGTAAGCTGCGCTCGTCAGTTCATCGGCGATGAACCATTTGCCGTGTTGCTGGGCGATGATATTATGAATTCCTCCACCCCGGCGATCCGTCAAATGATGGATGTCTACGAGGCGACTGGCAAGCAAGTGGTCGGCGTGCGCACGGTGGAAGAACAAGATGTGAGTAAATACGGCATTATTGACTCTACTCACCAGAACGGTCTCATCCACGAAGTCGGCGGGCTTGTTGAAAAACCTTCTCCGGCAGATGCCCCTTCGCGGCAGGCAGTCATTGGTCGGTATGTATTGGAGCCTTCCATTTTCTCTATATTGGAAAACCTGTCCACTGGGGCAGGCGGTGAATATCAATTGACAGACGCACTCCATCAGGTAGCATTGCAGAACCAACTGCTCGCATTGGAACTGGAAGGCACACGTTATGATATTGGAGATAAAGCTGGATATCTGGAAGCCGTGCTCCACATGGGTATGCAACGCGAAGATTTGCGTCCAATGCTTGACTCCATGATGCGCGAGTGGGCGCTTGCTTCAATGATAAAATAG
- a CDS encoding GtrA family protein, producing the protein MKSRMAQLLPMIRFGIVGLVNTGVDYIIFMLLAWGGVPVIVAQIISYSCGTANSYILNSKWTFNKQLSNDTNKRQLPKFIVINLVVLGITSLLLQVLHTGTELPLALDKLIATAAGMIINYIGSRYWVFGSPSRKESEFL; encoded by the coding sequence ATGAAAAGTCGCATGGCCCAGCTGCTTCCTATGATTCGATTTGGCATTGTAGGTCTGGTGAATACAGGCGTAGATTATATTATTTTTATGCTGCTAGCTTGGGGCGGAGTGCCGGTCATTGTAGCGCAGATCATTTCGTACAGCTGCGGCACAGCCAACAGTTATATTTTGAACAGCAAATGGACATTCAACAAACAACTATCAAACGACACAAACAAGCGTCAATTACCCAAATTTATCGTCATCAACCTGGTCGTATTAGGGATAACCTCCCTATTACTGCAAGTGCTCCACACGGGAACCGAGTTGCCACTTGCTTTAGACAAGCTGATCGCCACCGCAGCCGGAATGATCATCAATTATATCGGGAGCCGATACTGGGTATTTGGTTCCCCATCCCGAAAGGAAAGTGAGTTTCTATGA
- a CDS encoding glycosyltransferase family 2 protein, with the protein MSEPIRYSIVIPMYNEEAVITETYRRLKQVMGSMGEPYELIFVNDGSSDRSVQLIKEFSLRDDTIVLIDFSRNFGHQLAITAGMDYAVGEAVVVIDADLQDPPELIVEMANKWKEGYEVVYAKRLKRNGETRFKKWSASLFYRVLKASTDINIPVDTGDFRLMDRKVIEELKRLPENNRFVRGLVSWIGFKQTAVEYERDERLAGETKYPLKRMIKLSLDGITSFSIKPLKLAGYIGALLSMSGFLYLMYVLFLNFFTDSYVMKGWSSMISISLIFDGVILIILGIMGEYVGRIYDETKARPLYIVREHLGGQYENGPTHAMKAPEPRESLYMQGARESLISAGRTVRGNSAVYTGPKSGHGA; encoded by the coding sequence ATGAGTGAACCCATCCGTTATTCCATAGTTATTCCGATGTACAACGAGGAAGCTGTTATTACGGAAACCTACCGGAGGCTGAAACAAGTCATGGGCTCAATGGGTGAGCCCTACGAGCTGATCTTCGTAAATGATGGAAGTTCGGACCGCAGCGTCCAATTGATCAAGGAATTCAGTCTCAGAGATGACACCATTGTATTGATTGATTTCTCTCGCAATTTTGGTCATCAGCTAGCGATTACCGCCGGGATGGATTATGCGGTGGGGGAGGCGGTCGTCGTCATTGACGCCGACCTCCAAGACCCGCCGGAACTGATTGTTGAGATGGCTAACAAGTGGAAGGAAGGCTATGAAGTGGTCTACGCCAAACGGCTCAAACGCAATGGCGAAACTCGCTTCAAGAAATGGTCTGCCAGCCTCTTCTACCGTGTACTTAAAGCATCAACGGACATTAATATCCCGGTCGACACCGGGGACTTCCGCCTAATGGATCGTAAGGTCATAGAAGAATTGAAACGGCTGCCGGAAAATAACCGATTCGTTCGTGGACTGGTCAGCTGGATCGGATTCAAACAAACTGCTGTAGAATATGAGCGCGACGAGCGGCTCGCGGGCGAGACCAAGTATCCGTTGAAACGAATGATCAAGCTCAGTCTGGACGGGATCACATCCTTTTCGATTAAGCCGCTCAAGCTGGCAGGGTATATCGGTGCACTTCTCTCCATGTCCGGCTTCCTGTATCTGATGTACGTACTGTTTCTCAACTTTTTCACCGACTCCTACGTGATGAAGGGCTGGTCGTCTATGATTAGCATCAGCCTGATTTTCGACGGGGTGATCCTCATCATTCTCGGTATTATGGGTGAATATGTTGGACGGATTTATGACGAAACCAAAGCACGTCCGCTATACATTGTCCGTGAGCATCTGGGTGGACAATACGAAAACGGTCCGACACATGCTATGAAGGCCCCTGAACCACGCGAGTCCCTGTACATGCAAGGAGCCCGTGAAAGCCTGATTTCGGCAGGACGCACAGTGCGCGGCAACAGTGCGGTATATACCGGACCCAAATCCGGTCATGGAGCCTAA